One genomic segment of Saccharomyces kudriavzevii IFO 1802 strain IFO1802 genome assembly, chromosome: 8 includes these proteins:
- the SKDI08G2600 gene encoding SRP1/TIP1 family protein translates to MVKLTSIAAGVAALAAGASATTTLAQSDERVNLVELGVYVSDIRAHLAQYYLFQAAHPTETYPVEVAQAVFNYGDFTTMLTGIAPDQVTRMITGVPWYSTRLRPAISSALSADGIYTIAN, encoded by the coding sequence atggtcaaattaacttcaatcgctgctggtgtcgccgCTCTAGCTGCTGGTGCCtctgccaccaccaccctagctcaatccgacgaaagagtcaacttggttgaattgggtgtctacgtctctgatatcagagctcacttggcccaatactacttgttccaagccgCTCACCCAACTGAAACCTACCCAGTCGAAGTTGCTCAAGCTGTTTTCAACTACGGTGACTTCACCACGATGTTGACCGGTATTGCTCCAGACCAAGTgaccagaatgatcactGGTGTCCCATGGTACTCTACCAGATTGAGACCAGCCATCTCCAGTGCTCTATCTGCAGACGGTATCTACACCATCGCCAACTAG
- the SKDI08G2590 gene encoding uncharacterized protein, with amino-acid sequence MIHPLFRLCILGTFLLSSYACLENSMQKSIEVVTLSHSGTRINSTLAKSALFGRSDALSMNYSTENMLNNNSCDCKKNFSYPDVITNVTKAFNNTLENLVNLQANKNLYHNMGTLIQNVFYQLLLTVNYFNMNKIKASQKNYLQKSDFYEFERNGTEWKYIFASNSACIDYNSTAVSNNVISSLNYCISDERYNKTAAMCVVLKLSQDCSFDVRLQRSRNGPYKNIWDMPCGELQQHIGYKNGICYNSENKML; translated from the coding sequence ATGATACATCCCTTATTCAGGCTATGTATCCTAGGTACGTTTCTATTGAGCAGCTATGCGTGCCTTGAAAATAGTATGCAAAAGAGTATTGAAGTTGTAACTCTCTCTCATAGTGGTACACGAATAAATAGCACTTTGGCAAAGTCTGCGCTATTTGGCCGATCAGATGctctttcaatgaattATTCAACTGAAAATATGCTAAATAATAATTCATGTGATTGtaagaagaatttttcgTATCCAGACGTTATCACCAATGTTACTAAGGCTTTTAATAACACACTTGAAAATTTAGTTAATCTACAGGCAAACAAGAACCTTTATCATAACATGGGGACACTAATACAGAATGTCTTTTACCAATTGTTGCTAACTGTGAATTACTTTAACATGAATAAGATCAAAGCAAGCCAGAAGAATTACCTACAAAAAAGTGATTTCTATGAATTCGAAAGAAACGGTACTGAATGGAAATATATCTTTGCATCAAATTCAGCTTGCATTGATTATAATAGCACAGCTGTTAGTAATAATGTGATTTCATCACTTAATTATTGCATCAGTGATGAAAGATATAATAAAACTGCAGCGATGTGTGTAGTTTTAAAGTTATCTCAGGATTGCTCTTTTGATGTCAGGCTTCAACGAAGTAGAAACGGGCCATATAAGAATATCTGGGATATGCCTTGTGGAGAATTACAACAACACATTGGTTACAAAAATGGTATATGCTATAATagtgaaaataaaatgttATAG